One region of Acidobacteriota bacterium genomic DNA includes:
- a CDS encoding exodeoxyribonuclease VII small subunit yields MDDPNIKDFESALDELETIVKTLEEGQLPLEQSLERFERGIALSRFCHTRLDDAERRIELLTEQGETRPAPVSIVGAPIADHGAGEPGADGGPSDDDVPF; encoded by the coding sequence ATGGACGACCCGAACATCAAGGACTTCGAATCCGCGCTCGACGAGCTCGAGACCATCGTCAAGACGCTCGAGGAAGGCCAGCTTCCGTTGGAGCAGTCGCTCGAGCGCTTCGAGCGAGGGATAGCGTTGTCGCGCTTCTGCCACACGCGCCTCGACGACGCCGAGCGGCGCATCGAGTTGCTCACGGAACAGGGAGAGACCCGCCCCGCGCCGGTGTCAATCGTGGGTGCTCCCATTGCCGACCACGGCGCGGGAGAACCTGGCGCGGACGGTGGGCCGAGCGACGATGACGTCCCCTTCTGA
- a CDS encoding TlyA family RNA methyltransferase produces the protein MADRNRLDALLVARGLAATRARARALVLAGRVRVDDVLQTKAGTAVALDARIALTVPDHPYVGRGGVKLARALDRFGIEVRGRTALDIGASTGGFTDAMLRRGAKRVVALDVGRGQLDWRLRADPRVVPLEGINARRLTRETLPGGLPPVDFVTIDVSFISLRLVLPVVPALVADDGDVVALVKPQFEAARGEVGKGGIVRDRAVRRRVIGQVVAAADAVGLACVSATPAPRREVTGNREYFVHLRRRETPSP, from the coding sequence ATGGCGGATCGGAACCGGCTGGACGCCCTCCTGGTGGCGCGCGGCCTCGCCGCGACGCGCGCGCGGGCGCGCGCCCTCGTTCTGGCCGGACGGGTCCGCGTGGACGACGTCCTGCAGACCAAGGCGGGGACCGCCGTCGCTCTCGACGCGCGGATTGCGCTGACCGTCCCGGACCATCCCTACGTCGGCCGAGGCGGCGTCAAGCTGGCCCGTGCGCTCGACCGGTTCGGCATCGAGGTGCGGGGACGGACGGCCCTGGACATCGGCGCATCGACCGGCGGCTTCACCGACGCCATGCTGCGGCGCGGCGCCAAACGGGTCGTGGCCCTCGACGTCGGGCGGGGCCAGCTCGACTGGAGGCTCAGGGCGGATCCGCGCGTCGTGCCGCTCGAAGGGATCAACGCCCGCCGTCTGACGCGGGAAACGCTGCCCGGCGGACTGCCGCCGGTAGACTTCGTGACCATCGACGTCTCGTTCATCTCTCTGCGGCTCGTCCTGCCTGTCGTGCCCGCTCTCGTTGCCGACGACGGCGACGTGGTGGCGCTGGTCAAACCGCAGTTCGAAGCCGCGCGGGGCGAGGTGGGCAAGGGCGGCATCGTGCGTGATCGCGCCGTCCGCCGCCGCGTCATCGGGCAGGTGGTCGCGGCAGCCGATGCGGTAGGATTGGCGTGCGTGTCCGCGACGCCGGCGCCCCGGCGCGAGGTCACCGGCAACCGCGAGTACTTCGTCCACCTGCGCCGCCGCGAGACACCGTCACCCTGA
- a CDS encoding polyprenyl synthetase family protein: MTSPSDAAAQRAKFDEYARERRAEVDAALERLLPTPPACPPLIADAMRYTVFAGGKRLRPLLTLAAADSVARDGPWEDGEALPAACAVELIHAYSLVHDDLPAMDNDTLRRGKPTAHVVYGEGIAILAGDALLTEAFRVLARGSASETADRRGRRLRTLERIAAAAGAEGMVGGQVIDLAATGATGAFDEARIRAMHGRKTGALIRAAAVAGAIMGGSSHATADAVDRYAAHLGLAFQIVDDILDVEGAQEQIGKTAGKDAEAGKPTYPALFGVNESRRLAARSIADAKAELGAAGIGGRLFEIADWVLGRTR; the protein is encoded by the coding sequence ATGACGTCCCCTTCTGACGCAGCGGCGCAACGCGCGAAGTTCGACGAATACGCCCGCGAGCGGCGCGCGGAGGTCGACGCAGCCCTCGAGCGCCTGCTCCCGACCCCCCCGGCCTGCCCCCCGCTCATCGCCGACGCGATGCGCTACACGGTGTTCGCGGGCGGCAAGCGCCTGCGGCCGCTGCTGACGCTGGCCGCCGCCGACAGCGTGGCGCGAGACGGACCCTGGGAGGATGGAGAGGCTCTACCGGCCGCCTGCGCGGTCGAGCTGATCCACGCCTACTCGCTCGTGCACGACGATCTGCCGGCAATGGACAACGACACGCTGCGCCGCGGAAAGCCGACCGCGCACGTCGTTTACGGGGAAGGCATCGCGATTCTGGCCGGCGACGCGCTGCTGACCGAAGCGTTCCGGGTGCTGGCCCGCGGCTCCGCGTCCGAGACGGCCGACCGCCGCGGCCGCCGGCTGCGCACGCTGGAACGCATCGCGGCCGCTGCCGGCGCCGAGGGAATGGTGGGCGGACAGGTGATCGATCTCGCGGCGACGGGGGCGACGGGCGCTTTCGACGAGGCGCGGATACGGGCGATGCACGGGCGCAAGACCGGCGCGCTCATCCGCGCGGCGGCCGTCGCCGGGGCGATCATGGGGGGCTCCTCCCATGCGACCGCCGACGCCGTCGACCGCTACGCGGCGCATCTTGGCCTGGCATTCCAGATCGTGGATGACATCCTCGACGTCGAAGGCGCACAGGAACAGATCGGCAAGACGGCCGGGAAAGACGCGGAGGCCGGCAAGCCGACCTACCCGGCGCTGTTCGGAGTGAACGAGTCCCGGCGCCTCGCAGCCCGCTCGATCGCCGATGCGAAGGCGGAGCTGGGGGCCGCCGGTATCGGGGGACGCCTGTTCGAGATCGCCGACTGGGTGCTCGGACGCACCCGGTGA